A region from the Variovorax sp. V93 genome encodes:
- a CDS encoding 4-oxalocrotonate tautomerase family protein — MPFINLKITRDGVTREQKTQVIAEFTETLERVLKKPPEWTHVVIEEIDTDDWGFAGLTTTEYRKRLAGGAKPGSEGTAPD, encoded by the coding sequence ATGCCTTTCATCAACCTGAAGATCACGCGCGACGGTGTCACGCGCGAACAGAAAACCCAGGTCATTGCCGAGTTCACGGAAACCCTCGAACGGGTGCTGAAGAAGCCGCCCGAATGGACGCACGTCGTGATCGAGGAGATCGACACCGACGATTGGGGCTTCGCGGGCCTGACGACCACCGAGTACCGCAAGCGGTTGGCCGGTGGTGCGAAACCGGGCAGTGAAGGAACTGCGCCGGATTGA
- a CDS encoding sigma-54-dependent Fis family transcriptional regulator, translating to MTSLQSRHIDNVYSIATGTALADPAASLVHKSWARCVREHGLDPTKPSPARILPAQELRAHQQQLEHFLRAARAGMEDIYRRVADLGYMVLLTDAEGITVDYIGNPAWDDQLRRAGLYLGADWNEAHAGTCGVGTCLIERQPMTCHQTEHFDATHIALTCTTAPLFDHSGKLTAILDVSALRSPEARESQHLVRHLVSIYARMIEDADFLRSFRGHWILRLGTAYGLVDVAGELMLAFDEGGTVVGANSGARQALAENPLGRELSQLLHMPMDAIWRLGNGGASAMPFAHTVLLPGGGEYHASLLAPRVRRAAAPAPGTARPSDRLPPLARIAGDDPAMQQLLAQARRLVDRGIHVLVEGETGSGKEVLARAMHGASARAAMPFVAVNCAAIPDSLIESELFGYTPGSFTGGRAKGMKGLIAQADRGTLFLDEIGDMPMALQTRLLRVLSEGEVLPLGAESPQRVDIAVVAATHRDLSALVAAGRFREDLYYRLCGAVLKLPPLRARRDRRYLIEAMFHEEAAAMGSAARLSEAAMLRLMAHDWPGNLRELRNVLRLALALCTGASITPEELRLAPHRPSLDRGDTSPTPADDGDSAADATRLLDALQRHRWHVARAAQALGISRATAYRHMKRFGIVAPQRG from the coding sequence ATGACTTCCCTGCAATCGCGTCACATCGACAACGTCTACTCGATCGCCACCGGCACGGCACTGGCCGATCCGGCGGCGAGCCTGGTCCACAAGTCGTGGGCGCGCTGCGTGCGCGAGCACGGCCTCGACCCGACGAAGCCCAGCCCCGCGCGCATCCTGCCGGCGCAGGAGCTGCGCGCGCACCAGCAGCAGCTGGAGCATTTTTTGCGCGCGGCGCGCGCCGGCATGGAAGACATCTACCGCCGCGTGGCGGACCTCGGCTACATGGTGCTGCTGACCGACGCCGAAGGCATCACGGTCGACTACATCGGCAATCCGGCCTGGGACGACCAGCTGCGCCGCGCCGGCCTCTACCTGGGCGCCGACTGGAACGAAGCCCATGCGGGCACCTGCGGCGTGGGCACCTGCCTGATCGAGCGCCAGCCGATGACCTGCCACCAGACCGAGCACTTCGATGCCACGCACATCGCGCTCACCTGCACGACGGCGCCGCTGTTCGACCACAGCGGCAAGCTCACGGCCATCCTCGACGTCTCGGCGCTGCGCTCGCCCGAGGCCAGGGAGAGCCAGCACCTCGTGCGGCACCTGGTGTCGATCTACGCGCGGATGATCGAGGACGCCGATTTCCTGCGCAGCTTCCGCGGCCACTGGATCCTGCGGCTGGGCACGGCCTACGGGCTGGTCGACGTGGCCGGCGAGCTGATGCTGGCCTTCGACGAGGGCGGCACGGTGGTCGGCGCCAACAGCGGCGCGCGGCAGGCCCTGGCCGAAAACCCGCTGGGCCGCGAGCTGTCGCAGCTGCTGCACATGCCGATGGACGCGATCTGGCGCCTGGGCAACGGCGGCGCATCGGCCATGCCTTTCGCACACACCGTGCTGCTGCCGGGCGGCGGCGAATACCACGCCTCGCTGCTGGCGCCGCGCGTGCGGCGGGCGGCAGCGCCAGCGCCTGGCACGGCCCGCCCCTCCGATCGCCTGCCGCCGCTCGCGCGCATCGCCGGCGACGACCCGGCCATGCAGCAGCTTCTCGCGCAGGCGCGCCGTCTGGTGGACCGCGGCATCCATGTGCTGGTCGAAGGCGAAACCGGCAGCGGCAAGGAAGTGCTGGCGCGCGCCATGCACGGCGCAAGCGCCCGCGCGGCGATGCCCTTCGTGGCGGTGAACTGCGCGGCCATTCCCGATTCGCTGATCGAGAGCGAACTCTTCGGCTACACGCCCGGCAGCTTCACCGGCGGCCGCGCCAAGGGCATGAAGGGGCTGATCGCGCAGGCCGACCGCGGCACGCTGTTCCTCGACGAGATCGGCGACATGCCGATGGCGCTGCAGACGCGGCTTTTGCGCGTGCTGTCCGAAGGCGAGGTGCTGCCGCTGGGGGCGGAATCGCCGCAGCGCGTGGACATCGCGGTGGTGGCGGCCACGCACCGCGACTTGTCGGCGCTGGTCGCGGCCGGGCGCTTTCGCGAGGACCTGTACTACCGCCTGTGCGGCGCGGTGCTGAAGCTGCCGCCGCTGCGCGCGCGGCGCGACCGGCGCTACCTGATCGAGGCGATGTTCCATGAAGAGGCGGCGGCGATGGGCTCGGCCGCGCGGCTGTCGGAGGCCGCGATGCTGCGGCTGATGGCGCACGACTGGCCGGGCAACCTGCGCGAGTTGCGCAATGTGCTTCGGCTGGCACTGGCGCTCTGCACGGGGGCGAGCATCACGCCCGAGGAGTTGCGCCTGGCGCCGCATCGTCCGTCGCTCGACCGCGGGGACACATCACCCACGCCGGCAGACGACGGCGACAGCGCCGCCGATGCCACGCGCCTGCTCGACGCGCTGCAGCGCCACCGCTGGCATGTGGCGCGGGCCGCACAGGCGCTCGGCATCAGCCGCGCCACGGCGTACCGCCACATGAAGCGCTTCGGCATCGTGGCGCCGCAGCGCGGCTAA
- a CDS encoding SDR family NAD(P)-dependent oxidoreductase — MQDNTSPTVVITGASSGIGLGLAEAYLARGFNVVANARTDDRLAAAAKQLGSPARFLGVAGDIGQRDTARQLIDRAVERFGQVDVLINNAGIFNAKPFVEYTEEELDRIVATNIKGFVYASQAAAAHMVPRRRGHIVNITASLALQPNLKVPALLPVLVKGGVNAATRALALELSPHNVKVNAVAPGIVDTPLYTPEMHGFLNGLAPAGRIAQVREIADAVLYLTSSDFTTGVVLPVDGGMSTGTW, encoded by the coding sequence ATGCAGGACAACACATCCCCCACCGTGGTCATCACAGGCGCCTCGAGCGGCATCGGCCTGGGCCTCGCCGAGGCTTATCTGGCGCGCGGCTTCAACGTGGTCGCCAATGCGCGCACCGACGATCGGCTCGCCGCCGCAGCGAAGCAGCTCGGCAGCCCTGCACGCTTTCTCGGCGTGGCTGGCGACATCGGCCAGCGCGACACCGCGCGGCAGCTCATCGACCGCGCCGTGGAGCGCTTCGGCCAGGTCGACGTGCTCATCAACAACGCGGGCATCTTCAATGCCAAGCCTTTCGTCGAGTACACCGAGGAAGAGCTGGACCGCATCGTGGCCACGAACATCAAGGGTTTCGTCTACGCCTCGCAAGCCGCGGCGGCGCACATGGTGCCGCGCCGCCGGGGCCATATCGTGAACATCACCGCGAGCCTCGCGCTGCAGCCGAACCTCAAGGTGCCGGCCCTGCTGCCGGTGCTGGTGAAGGGCGGCGTCAACGCCGCGACGCGCGCGCTGGCGCTCGAACTCTCGCCGCACAACGTCAAGGTGAATGCGGTGGCGCCCGGCATCGTCGACACGCCGCTGTACACGCCCGAGATGCACGGCTTTCTGAACGGCCTGGCGCCCGCCGGCCGCATCGCGCAGGTGCGCGAGATCGCCGACGCGGTGCTCTACCTCACGAGCTCCGACTTCACGACGGGCGTGGTGCTGCCGGTGGACGGCGGCATGAGCACGGGCACCTGGTAA
- a CDS encoding NAD(P)/FAD-dependent oxidoreductase — translation MTDPTTAPTRAAATWLADFAAALARGDIDTAVSLFEADSYWRDLVAFTWNIRTQEGADAIRAMLQARLADTQPAAFALEGEATEADGVVDAWFSFETRVARGRGHLRLRGGKAWTLLTTMTELKGFEEKTGDNRIKGAEHGVHKGRKNWLEKRRDEEAALGYTEQPEVVVIGGGQGGIALGARLRRLGVPTIIVERNAKAGDSWRKRYKSLCLHDPVWYDHLPYMPFPDDWPVFAPKDKIGDWLEMYTKIMELNYWSSTNAKKARFDEATQRWEVTVEREGKQVVLRPKQLVFALGVSGYPNVPKIAGAENFKGDQHHSSQHPGPEAYAGRKCVVLGSNNSAHDICAALWEHGADVTMIQRSSTHIAPSQSLMELALGGLYSEQAVKNGIDHHKGDLIFASVPYRIMHTFHIPVYEEMKKRDADLYSRLEKAGFLLDFGVDGSGLFMKYLRRGSGYYIDVGASELVANGSIHLKSGVNIERVNERSVTLTDGTELPADLLVYATGYGSMNGWLADLISPEIADKVGKCWGLGSNTPKDPGPWEGELRNMWKPTQVENLWFHGGNLHQSRHYSQFLALQLKARMEGIDTPVYERAPSYHTR, via the coding sequence ATGACAGACCCGACCACCGCCCCCACCCGGGCCGCCGCCACCTGGCTCGCCGACTTCGCCGCCGCGCTCGCACGCGGCGACATCGACACGGCCGTCTCGCTGTTCGAGGCCGACAGCTACTGGCGCGACCTCGTCGCCTTCACCTGGAACATCCGCACGCAGGAAGGTGCCGATGCCATCCGCGCGATGCTGCAGGCGCGGCTGGCCGACACGCAGCCCGCGGCCTTCGCGCTGGAGGGCGAGGCGACCGAGGCCGATGGCGTGGTCGATGCCTGGTTCAGCTTCGAGACGCGCGTGGCGCGCGGCCGCGGCCATCTTCGGCTGCGCGGCGGCAAGGCCTGGACCTTGCTCACCACCATGACCGAGCTCAAGGGCTTCGAGGAAAAGACCGGCGACAACCGCATCAAGGGCGCGGAGCACGGCGTGCACAAGGGCCGCAAGAACTGGCTCGAGAAGCGCCGCGACGAAGAGGCCGCGCTCGGCTACACCGAGCAGCCCGAGGTGGTGGTCATCGGCGGCGGCCAGGGCGGCATCGCGCTGGGCGCGCGGCTGCGCCGGCTGGGCGTGCCGACCATCATCGTGGAGCGCAACGCGAAGGCCGGCGACTCCTGGCGCAAGCGCTACAAGTCGCTGTGCCTGCACGACCCGGTCTGGTACGACCACCTGCCCTACATGCCCTTTCCCGACGACTGGCCGGTGTTCGCGCCCAAGGACAAGATCGGCGACTGGCTCGAGATGTACACCAAGATCATGGAGCTCAACTACTGGAGCTCCACCAACGCGAAGAAGGCCCGCTTCGACGAAGCCACGCAGCGCTGGGAGGTGACGGTGGAGCGCGAAGGCAAGCAGGTCGTGCTGCGGCCGAAGCAGCTGGTGTTCGCACTCGGCGTCTCGGGCTACCCGAACGTGCCGAAGATCGCGGGCGCGGAGAACTTCAAGGGCGACCAGCACCATTCGAGCCAGCACCCCGGGCCCGAGGCCTATGCCGGCAGGAAGTGCGTGGTGCTGGGCTCGAACAACTCGGCGCACGACATCTGCGCGGCGCTGTGGGAGCACGGCGCGGACGTGACGATGATCCAGCGCTCGTCCACGCACATCGCGCCTTCGCAGTCGCTGATGGAGCTGGCGCTGGGCGGGCTCTACTCCGAGCAGGCCGTGAAGAACGGCATCGACCACCACAAGGGCGACCTGATCTTCGCCTCGGTGCCCTACAGGATCATGCACACCTTCCACATCCCGGTGTATGAGGAGATGAAGAAGCGCGACGCCGACCTGTATTCACGGCTGGAGAAGGCGGGCTTCCTGCTCGACTTCGGCGTCGACGGCTCGGGGCTCTTCATGAAGTACCTGCGGCGCGGCTCGGGCTACTACATCGACGTGGGTGCCTCCGAGCTGGTGGCCAACGGCAGCATCCACCTCAAGAGCGGCGTGAACATCGAGCGGGTGAACGAGCGCTCGGTCACGCTGACCGACGGCACCGAGCTGCCGGCCGACCTGCTGGTGTACGCCACCGGCTACGGCTCGATGAACGGCTGGCTGGCCGACCTGATCTCGCCCGAGATCGCCGACAAGGTCGGCAAGTGCTGGGGCCTGGGCTCCAACACGCCGAAGGACCCAGGCCCGTGGGAAGGCGAGCTGCGCAACATGTGGAAGCCCACGCAGGTCGAGAACCTCTGGTTCCACGGCGGCAACCTGCACCAGTCGCGCCACTACTCGCAGTTCCTGGCGCTGCAGCTGAAGGCGCGCATGGAAGGCATCGACACGCCGGTGTACGAGCGCGCGCCGTCCTACCACACGCGCTGA
- a CDS encoding LysR family transcriptional regulator, with protein MQRQFGDILLGSIELFCLAAETGGFTSAALAAGVTPAAVSRSISRLEKRLGLRLFVRTTRSVRLTDAGRSYFAQCRQALAQLAEAEREVMGQQAQPSGMLRISVPTTYGHHRILPMLPAFRERFPDIRLHVHLSNRNIDFVEEGYDMAVRVRAQPDSTLIARHLEDAQLVVVASRKYLRKVGTPRTLDDLSAHECIQFELPSSGRRISWLFKENGKDREVFADSAYSCSDDVLGGVTLARSDAGLFQTYRFVVEKELADGSLVEVLKPFAGRSRPYTLLYPDGRHVPLRMRVFIDFLMAQRAA; from the coding sequence ATGCAGCGGCAGTTCGGCGACATCCTCCTGGGCAGCATCGAGCTCTTCTGCCTCGCAGCAGAGACGGGCGGGTTCACCTCGGCGGCGCTCGCTGCCGGCGTCACGCCAGCGGCCGTGAGCCGCTCGATCTCGCGGCTCGAAAAGCGGCTCGGGCTTCGCCTCTTCGTGCGCACCACGCGCAGCGTGCGGCTCACCGACGCGGGCCGCTCCTACTTCGCGCAATGCCGCCAGGCGCTGGCGCAACTCGCCGAGGCCGAGCGCGAAGTGATGGGCCAGCAGGCGCAGCCCTCGGGCATGCTGCGCATCAGCGTGCCCACCACCTACGGCCATCACCGCATCCTGCCGATGCTGCCCGCGTTCCGCGAACGCTTTCCCGACATCCGGCTGCATGTGCACCTGAGCAACCGGAACATCGACTTCGTGGAAGAGGGCTACGACATGGCCGTGCGTGTGCGTGCCCAGCCCGACTCCACGCTGATTGCGCGCCACCTCGAGGATGCGCAACTGGTGGTGGTGGCCAGCCGCAAGTACCTGAGGAAGGTCGGCACGCCGCGCACGCTGGACGATCTTTCCGCGCACGAGTGCATCCAGTTCGAGCTGCCCAGCAGCGGCCGCCGCATCTCATGGCTCTTCAAGGAGAACGGCAAGGACCGCGAAGTCTTCGCGGACAGTGCCTACAGCTGCTCCGACGACGTGCTGGGCGGCGTCACGCTCGCCAGGAGCGACGCCGGACTCTTTCAGACCTACCGCTTCGTGGTGGAAAAAGAGCTCGCCGACGGATCGCTCGTCGAGGTGCTCAAGCCCTTTGCGGGCCGCTCGCGGCCCTACACGCTGCTGTACCCGGACGGGCGGCATGTGCCGCTGCGCATGCGGGTGTTCATCGATTTCCTGATGGCGCAGCGGGCCGCCTGA
- a CDS encoding glycosyltransferase, whose translation MKLAVLTYGTEGDARPLAALCRALDDAGHASVLLADATTLGAAERLGVRSQALAGDMREALGSVVAQGDKPAAAAKALADIANANATSWLRQTVEAAQGCDAVVCAGLAAFVGLSAAEALGVPAIGAGMFPLTPTAAFASPFLPPARVPRFLNRASHHLVNGLLWRAFRPAVNAARAEVCGLPPRRRLWTTHPVLYGYSPSLLPRPADWPANAAVCGQWLAPAPGWQPPAALRDFLAAGEAPVYIGFGSMTGFDKARLLAALVEGVAGRRAVLHPGWSGLDVQLPPNFHAIGDTPHDWLFPQMALVVHHGGSGTSHSAARAGVPSVVVPFAGDQAFWAHHLAQAGVAPPAVAGARFGAGDLARGIAFAHDPQVRARARALGERMRAEDGLGTAVRAVEQILRR comes from the coding sequence ATGAAACTCGCCGTGCTCACCTACGGCACCGAGGGCGACGCCCGGCCGCTCGCTGCGCTGTGCCGCGCGCTGGACGACGCGGGCCATGCGTCGGTGCTGCTGGCGGACGCCACCACGCTCGGCGCGGCCGAACGGCTTGGCGTGCGCTCGCAGGCGCTGGCCGGCGACATGCGCGAGGCGCTCGGCAGCGTCGTCGCGCAGGGCGACAAGCCGGCCGCGGCCGCGAAGGCGCTCGCGGACATCGCCAATGCCAACGCCACGTCCTGGCTGCGCCAGACCGTCGAGGCCGCGCAGGGCTGCGACGCGGTCGTCTGCGCGGGGCTCGCGGCCTTCGTGGGCCTGTCGGCGGCCGAGGCGCTGGGCGTGCCCGCCATCGGCGCAGGCATGTTCCCGCTCACGCCGACGGCCGCATTCGCTTCGCCTTTTTTGCCGCCCGCCCGCGTGCCGCGCTTCCTGAACCGCGCGAGCCACCATCTCGTCAACGGGCTGCTCTGGCGCGCCTTCCGGCCGGCCGTGAATGCCGCGCGCGCCGAGGTCTGCGGCCTGCCGCCGCGACGCCGCCTGTGGACCACGCACCCCGTGCTCTACGGCTACTCGCCGAGCCTGCTGCCGCGCCCGGCCGACTGGCCCGCCAACGCCGCCGTGTGCGGCCAGTGGCTCGCGCCCGCGCCCGGCTGGCAGCCGCCGGCGGCGCTGCGCGACTTTCTCGCGGCCGGCGAGGCACCCGTCTACATCGGCTTCGGCAGCATGACGGGCTTCGACAAGGCGCGGCTGCTCGCGGCCCTCGTCGAGGGCGTGGCCGGCCGGCGCGCGGTGCTGCATCCCGGATGGAGCGGCCTCGATGTGCAGCTGCCGCCGAATTTCCACGCCATCGGCGACACCCCGCACGACTGGCTGTTTCCGCAGATGGCGCTGGTGGTGCACCACGGCGGCTCGGGCACCAGCCACTCGGCCGCGCGCGCGGGCGTGCCCTCGGTGGTCGTGCCCTTCGCGGGCGACCAGGCGTTCTGGGCGCACCACCTCGCGCAGGCGGGCGTGGCACCGCCTGCGGTGGCGGGTGCCCGGTTCGGCGCCGGCGACCTGGCGCGCGGCATCGCGTTTGCGCACGACCCGCAGGTGCGCGCGCGGGCACGGGCATTGGGCGAACGCATGCGCGCGGAAGACGGCCTGGGCACGGCCGTGCGCGCCGTCGAGCAGATCCTGAGGCGTTAG
- a CDS encoding helix-turn-helix domain-containing protein gives MTEPDPPGRRERRRTQTLDHVASTAMRLFEAQGYDATTMEQIAQRADVAKGTLYNHFPTKEAILAHWVHLELVSDVQRLHEAVDPKADFAVQLASLLDASAEWSERYRAYLLDYFRFRFLNIESELGGGDRSTPRDLSGLFEALIAAAQQAGTLRTDVSAAHLASLLHHLYFGALMRWLTLPGLVLRDEFAVVVDLFARGARAAPKPPARRRSS, from the coding sequence GTGACAGAACCCGACCCCCCAGGCCGCCGCGAGCGCCGGCGCACCCAGACGCTCGACCACGTCGCGTCCACCGCCATGCGCCTGTTCGAAGCCCAGGGCTACGACGCGACCACCATGGAGCAGATCGCGCAGCGGGCGGACGTGGCCAAGGGCACGCTCTACAACCACTTTCCGACCAAGGAAGCGATCCTGGCGCACTGGGTGCACCTTGAACTCGTGTCCGATGTGCAGCGCCTGCACGAGGCGGTCGATCCGAAGGCGGATTTCGCGGTGCAGCTCGCCAGCCTGCTCGACGCGTCGGCCGAGTGGTCCGAGCGCTACCGGGCCTACCTGCTCGACTACTTCCGCTTTCGCTTCCTCAACATCGAGAGCGAACTCGGCGGCGGCGACCGCAGCACGCCGCGCGACCTGTCGGGGCTGTTCGAAGCGCTGATCGCCGCCGCCCAGCAGGCGGGCACGCTGCGCACCGACGTGTCGGCCGCGCACCTTGCGAGCCTGCTGCACCACCTGTACTTTGGCGCGCTGATGCGCTGGCTCACGCTGCCCGGCCTGGTGCTGCGCGACGAGTTCGCCGTGGTCGTCGATCTCTTCGCCCGTGGCGCACGCGCGGCGCCGAAACCCCCTGCAAGGAGGCGCTCCTCATGA